Genomic DNA from Alistipes indistinctus YIT 12060:
GCTGATGGAACGGATGGACCGGGCTCCGTATGATTTTGTCCTCAACGCATCGGAACGCGAGTTGGGCGCGCTGGCGGGATTCGTCCACCGCACTTTCAACGACGGCGACTGCATCGATTTCATCCGGGCACTCCGGCCGTTCTACGCTCATTCCGGTTCGGCGCATCATCCTGCAGGCATTTCACGACCTGCACTCTCTCCCATCGGATTGCCCGCCGAACCCGTGATGGACGCTGCGGGCGCCACACCACAATCGCAACGAACGGAACCCCGTTCGGGACTCGGCGGCTTTTTCGAACGGGAATACGCTGCCTGCGGCGATATGCGGATCGTTTTATCGCGCTTTCGTACGGCGTTTTGGCAGAACGAACACCGCACCCGTGCCGAAAAACACCTGGCTTCGATCGACCGCGGTGCGAGCTGTAAACGGCTCAACATGTTCCTGCGCTGGATGGTGCGCCGTGACGACCGGGGCGTAGATTTCGGACTTTGGCCCGGGATTCCCGCCTCGGCGCTCTACCTGCCGCTCGACGTACATACTTCCAATGTAGCGCGCGCATTGGGACTGCTCGCACGAAAACAGAACGACTGGCGCGCCGTCGAAGAGGTCACCGCCTCGCTACGCCGCTTCGATCGCGCCGACCCGGTCAAATACGACTACGCTCTCTTCGGCGCCGGAATGGACGGAAAATTAAAACCGGTGAAAAACTGAGAGTTACACAAACAATCGGAAAATCATTTCTCAGAAACGATTTTCCGTTGATAATTGACCTTACCGGCGCGCAAAGAGAGGAGCAGATAAATGAATCCCATCATGAGTACAATCATTATATGGTCTCCATCAATCACGAGCAGGATCAACACAACAACAGCCAACGCCAGCAATACACCGATTACAATATCCCAAAACCAGAGTTCTAATTTATTTTTACCTTTCAGACAGGGTTTTGGTTGAAACATAG
This window encodes:
- a CDS encoding DUF2400 domain-containing protein, whose translation is MTRPAAKTNAFSTETKATPDRPQCSRTTPAATEMQKESAATCRPDNAELHELLEFLHDRYNCTAFVADDPVAIPHDYTSREDIEISGFLAATIAWGKRPMIVTNGRRLMERMDRAPYDFVLNASERELGALAGFVHRTFNDGDCIDFIRALRPFYAHSGSAHHPAGISRPALSPIGLPAEPVMDAAGATPQSQRTEPRSGLGGFFEREYAACGDMRIVLSRFRTAFWQNEHRTRAEKHLASIDRGASCKRLNMFLRWMVRRDDRGVDFGLWPGIPASALYLPLDVHTSNVARALGLLARKQNDWRAVEEVTASLRRFDRADPVKYDYALFGAGMDGKLKPVKN